The window GATCTTTCCCTGATATTTTCGGTACCATTTACGGCGGCTGGCACGGTATTGAGGGCGTTCTGAAAGAAGAGCTGCTGAATTTAAGCGTGCAAGATGAAGATGAAATCTCTCTGCTGCGCTATACGCC of the Candidatus Hydrogenedentota bacterium genome contains:
- a CDS encoding 6-phosphofructokinase, with protein sequence MKKNVIVAQSGGPSPVINSSLRGVVEACRSFPDIFGTIYGGWHGIEGVLKEELLNLSVQDEDEISLLRYTP